The following DNA comes from Simkania negevensis Z.
TCCTCAATTGAAATTCCTAAATGGTTTGACGATCACATGAAGTCTCAAGGTGCGCTCACCTTGAAAAACCATTTTCTCGCAGAGCTCAAAATGGCCGCTGATCAAGCTCCCGCCGAACTCAACAGCCTCGTACGGCTCAGTCAAGTTAAAGTAAGCCGGGATTTATACAACTATCCTGAGATCCTCAAAGAAATTCAAAACGAACTGAAAAATACGACATGGACGCTCATCCAAAAGATTCAAGATAAACATCCAGGAGAACCGCTCCAGCTTCATTTAGGAGGAAATTCTTACGAAAATCCTCTCGAACGTCTTCCTTTATCAGGTCTTTTTGCTCAGGCTTTTACCGAGTGCATCGAAGAGCATGCTGCTGAAATGCCCATCCGATGGCTTCACATTCATGGTCCTTTAGACAATCCCGAAGCGCTAAAAATTTTGTTAGAAGGTCTTGCCCACTGTCCAACCCTTTATCATTTGCATCTCGATCTAGACGAAGAGGGATCTAAAAAGGCTTTTCAATTTCTTGGCAAGGCTCTCAAAAATGCACCAGGACTTGAATTTCTCGTCTTCCGCAACTATGCGCGTGACCATCGTTATCTTGTTCAAGATACCGATTGGTTAGAGCTTGCCGACGCTATCAACACCCATCGCAAACTTAAAATGCTCTCTTTTTACGATCTCCCCCCTCCACCTGAAATCTTTAAAAATGCCCTCCGCCACTATGAAATTTGCGCGCCACATGCAAACTCTGCAGAAGGCTTTTGCATAAAAAAACAATAGACCGTAAAATACCTTTTCTATGACCACGCCGATGTGGTGGAATGGTAGACACGGTAGATTCAAAATCTGCTCTTAGCAATAGGGTGCTGGTTCGAGTCCAGTCATCGGCATTAATCTTGGTAGCGCTCATGAACTTTTTACAATGCGACGCGATCTTTTTCGATTTTGACGGGTTGCTTGTCAACACTGAACACCTCCATTTTGAAGCATACCGTCAAATGATGCTTCAAAACGATGCCTCATTTCCTTGGGACTTTCCTACTTTTGCATCGGTGGCTCACAAAAGTTCGACAGGGCTACGAAAAATGATCACGGCACATGCTCCCAAGCTCGTTGAACAGAAAGGGTGGGACACACTCTACAATGAAAAGAAAGCTTGTTATCAGGCGTTGCTCAAACAAGGATGCCTGGAACTCATGTCCGGCGCTGAAGAGATTTTAAACCGGGTCAAAGAATCCAAAATCCCCCACTGCGTAGTGACCAATTCGACAAAAGAACAAGTCGAGCTCATCCAAGAGCACCTCCCGATTCTCAAACAGATTCCCCTTTGGGTGACGCGAGAAGACTATGATAACCCCAAACCGGCACCTGATGGGTATCTTAAGGCGATTGAGCTTCTCAAAGCTTCGGGTAAAATGGTGGGGTTTGAAGACGCTCTCCGTGGGATTCGCTCTCTTCAAGGAGCTAAGATCGATCCAATCTTGATCTGCTCTCCTGATCATCCTCAAATGGAAGAGGTTTCTCATGAAGACTTTCCTCACTTCTCTTCGTTTCATCAAATGTTAAATTCACATTTCTTATAATCATTAACTAACTCTATAATATTCGCGAAATAAATTAAATCATAGGTAGTTATGAATATTCAATTATTTACAAACAATGCCCAAATAGCTCTTCAAAATATCAGAGAAAACCCAGAGCGGAGCGGAAAACTATTTGTAGGAGCCGCAGTCTTCACAGTCGTTGCCATGACTGTTTTCAATTTCAATCCGTTGATTTATCCTGTGGCTACAATCGTTACAATTGGAGTCTTATTCTTCAGCTTCCAATACACTTCCACACAACCCCAGAAAGTTTTCACATACACTTCGTTTCCGACTTGGTACAAAGAAAAAACCATTTTTGATTGCGCCTTGCTCACCGATATTTGGTTACACTACAATGGTAAAAAGGTTACAGCAGCCTTAGCTGTGACAACAAAAACTCAAAATGTGAGTCAACGTCAAGATAATGCTTATAAAGTTCTACAAAGTGTGCAATATCAAGGACTCATTAGTCAAATTTTCGATCAACAAAAAGAGCGTGGATTAGCGGTCAGTGATGGTGCAAATGTTTACTCTTTAGGGATCGATTCAGAATTTGTAAGAAATAGACAAGCTGCGCTCACTTTCGTCGAAGAGAATCTGCTCTGCAATCCTCCAAAAGTTCAAACAGCAGATCAAATGGAAAAGTTCATCTGCAAGCTGCATGCTCTTTTAGCACAAGATCTCGTCAATAGCTCTGGCATTCCCATTCCCCCTGGAAAGTACCGCGATTCGATCATTTTACTCCCAAGAGATAATGTTGGAGTTAATGAGGAGGCGGTTGCTGAAAATGTCAAAAAAAAGGAGCCTAAGTCCGACAAACTCTTCAGGTGCCTCTTTCAGCGTTTCAAACAATCTAAAGACCCCTCTAAAACTTTAAGGCAATTCACAAAAGAAGAAGCGAGAGTCTTTGCCTTAGGCTACGATACCCTTTACATGGATGCAAATGAGATCCCTAGTGCAATGAAAAAGTTTTGCAATGACTATGTGCAAAAAATCCAAGAGAAAATAGATCCATTAGATCTTGCGACATGGGTCCATATGACACTGATCGCAATTCACCCTTTCATAGATCTTAATGGGCATACTTCTCGAACGCTTGCAAGTGCAGAACTGAGGCGCGGAGGATATTCTCCCATTTTTGTCTTTGATGAAAATGCGTATGTGAAAGCTCAAGAAAAAAGAGATCCTGAAGAGTTCAAAGCATTTTTAAAACGGACAATTGCCCTAAGTGAAAAATTGGGGAATGCTCTCGATCAGGAAACGCCTACAAAGCCCATAAATATTAAGCTTCAAGGTTGAGATATTCTTTGAGCTTGTTGCGCAGAGTGCGCACACTCATCCCCAGCTTGTTAGCTGCATGGGTGCGGTTGTCGTGGCAAGCTTTAAGAGTGGCTAAAATATGCCTTTTTTCGACT
Coding sequences within:
- a CDS encoding Fic family protein, encoding MNIQLFTNNAQIALQNIRENPERSGKLFVGAAVFTVVAMTVFNFNPLIYPVATIVTIGVLFFSFQYTSTQPQKVFTYTSFPTWYKEKTIFDCALLTDIWLHYNGKKVTAALAVTTKTQNVSQRQDNAYKVLQSVQYQGLISQIFDQQKERGLAVSDGANVYSLGIDSEFVRNRQAALTFVEENLLCNPPKVQTADQMEKFICKLHALLAQDLVNSSGIPIPPGKYRDSIILLPRDNVGVNEEAVAENVKKKEPKSDKLFRCLFQRFKQSKDPSKTLRQFTKEEARVFALGYDTLYMDANEIPSAMKKFCNDYVQKIQEKIDPLDLATWVHMTLIAIHPFIDLNGHTSRTLASAELRRGGYSPIFVFDENAYVKAQEKRDPEEFKAFLKRTIALSEKLGNALDQETPTKPINIKLQG
- a CDS encoding HAD family hydrolase; its protein translation is MNFLQCDAIFFDFDGLLVNTEHLHFEAYRQMMLQNDASFPWDFPTFASVAHKSSTGLRKMITAHAPKLVEQKGWDTLYNEKKACYQALLKQGCLELMSGAEEILNRVKESKIPHCVVTNSTKEQVELIQEHLPILKQIPLWVTREDYDNPKPAPDGYLKAIELLKASGKMVGFEDALRGIRSLQGAKIDPILICSPDHPQMEEVSHEDFPHFSSFHQMLNSHFL